Proteins encoded within one genomic window of Formosa agariphila KMM 3901:
- a CDS encoding CPBP family intramembrane glutamic endopeptidase: MKLKKMQSSMEIKEGDKHAWLRVLLLIIPYFIIVGLFQLIGGFISGANLMNEEFNSNSIQDLSIAFFGLLGTFFVIWIFMKNIDHEPFINLGFQTKNRLKDFVLGIIIGLIIMVIGYTILVYSGEIRFVNLNFDIEELIISILLFIIVSVTEEMFLRGYVLRNFMLSFNKYVALFLSSVLFAAMHGFNPNIDFFALLNLFLAGILLGMSYIYTKNLWFPIGLHFSWNLFQTLLGFNVSGLDSYSIVEFKITAPNLINGGMFGFEGSYLSIVAQLITITCIVFYYNKKQQNRATPLI; encoded by the coding sequence ATGAAATTAAAAAAAATGCAGTCAAGTATGGAAATTAAAGAAGGTGATAAGCATGCTTGGTTAAGGGTGTTGTTATTAATTATACCCTATTTTATAATTGTAGGATTATTTCAACTTATAGGTGGATTTATTTCTGGTGCGAACTTAATGAATGAAGAATTTAATTCGAATTCAATACAAGATTTAAGCATTGCATTTTTTGGGTTATTAGGGACTTTTTTCGTGATATGGATTTTTATGAAAAATATAGATCACGAACCTTTTATAAATCTTGGTTTTCAGACTAAAAACAGATTAAAAGATTTTGTGTTAGGTATAATTATCGGGCTAATAATTATGGTAATTGGGTATACAATTTTAGTGTATTCTGGAGAAATCCGCTTTGTAAATTTAAATTTCGATATCGAAGAATTAATTATTTCTATTCTTCTTTTTATAATAGTTTCTGTAACAGAAGAGATGTTTTTAAGAGGTTATGTCTTGAGAAATTTTATGTTATCATTTAATAAATATGTGGCCTTGTTTTTATCTTCTGTTTTGTTTGCGGCAATGCATGGATTTAATCCTAATATTGATTTTTTTGCGTTGTTAAACTTGTTCTTAGCTGGCATTTTATTAGGAATGTCTTATATCTACACCAAGAATTTATGGTTTCCTATTGGTTTACATTTTAGTTGGAATTTATTTCAAACGCTTTTAGGTTTTAATGTAAGTGGTCTAGATTCATATTCTATTGTCGAATTTAAAATAACGGCCCCTAATTTAATTAACGGAGGAATGTTTGGTTTCGAAGGGTCATATTTATCAATAGTTGCTCAACTTATAACAATAACTTGTATCGTGTTTTATTATAATAAAAAGCAGCAGAATAGAGCGACTCCACTTATTTAA
- a CDS encoding xylulokinase, whose product MYHLGIDLGSSSVKVALVDAESGKKIISLLEPPNEMEIVAINPDWAEQDPEMWWMHVCNAIKRVIVEANVNLSEIKNIGISYQMHGLVIVDKDGNPLRNSIIWCDSRAVEIGRQALTDLGKDICGTHMLNAPGNFTASKLKWVIDNEPEIYKKIYKFMLPGDYIAYKLTGKMATTKNGLSEGILWDYKKDDVATALLEYYGIDKNLVPEIVENFTSQGVVNEQASKETGLPLGVQVTYRSGDQPNNALSLNIFNPGEVAATGGTSGVVYAVSNNLKPQEISKVNHFAHVNYTKEKPIIGTLLNINGAGIQYRWLRNNSGVDSYENMNRKASKIEVGSNGVVVIPFGNGAERMLENKNVGTHILNLNLNLHNNAHLFRAALEGIAFSFVYGVEILKKDIGEIKVIRAGNDNLFRSEIFANTVATLIDHDIEIYNTTGAVGAARAAGLTDGNFDKFGKNITNNDHVMTYLPLQNKAPYEAAYKQWKTELEMILKHK is encoded by the coding sequence ATGTATCATTTAGGAATAGATTTAGGAAGTTCATCAGTCAAAGTAGCTTTAGTTGATGCTGAAAGTGGAAAAAAAATAATATCACTTCTTGAACCTCCAAACGAGATGGAGATAGTTGCTATTAATCCAGATTGGGCAGAGCAGGATCCAGAGATGTGGTGGATGCATGTTTGTAATGCTATAAAGCGTGTTATTGTAGAGGCTAATGTTAACCTTTCTGAAATAAAAAATATTGGTATTTCTTATCAAATGCATGGTTTAGTTATTGTAGATAAAGATGGAAACCCGTTAAGAAATTCAATTATATGGTGTGATAGCCGTGCTGTTGAAATAGGAAGACAAGCACTAACCGATTTAGGAAAAGATATTTGTGGGACGCACATGCTAAATGCTCCGGGCAATTTTACAGCTTCTAAACTAAAATGGGTTATAGATAACGAACCAGAAATCTATAAAAAGATTTATAAATTCATGCTGCCTGGCGATTATATCGCGTATAAACTTACAGGTAAAATGGCAACCACAAAAAACGGATTGTCTGAAGGTATTTTATGGGATTATAAAAAAGACGATGTTGCTACAGCGTTATTAGAATACTATGGTATCGATAAAAATCTAGTTCCAGAAATTGTCGAGAATTTTACAAGCCAAGGTGTTGTAAACGAGCAAGCTTCAAAAGAAACAGGGCTGCCCTTAGGTGTTCAGGTAACATACCGTTCTGGCGATCAGCCAAACAATGCTTTGTCACTTAATATTTTTAATCCGGGAGAAGTTGCTGCTACAGGTGGAACTTCAGGTGTTGTATATGCGGTTTCCAATAATTTAAAACCTCAAGAGATTTCAAAAGTAAATCATTTTGCACATGTTAATTACACTAAAGAAAAACCTATAATTGGAACTCTTTTAAATATTAACGGTGCCGGGATTCAATACCGTTGGTTACGAAATAATAGTGGTGTAGATTCTTATGAAAACATGAATCGCAAAGCGTCAAAAATTGAAGTGGGTTCTAATGGTGTTGTTGTTATTCCGTTTGGTAATGGTGCAGAACGTATGCTAGAGAATAAAAATGTCGGGACCCATATTTTAAATTTGAATTTAAATCTGCATAATAATGCACACCTATTTCGTGCGGCTTTAGAAGGTATTGCCTTTTCTTTTGTTTATGGAGTTGAAATTTTGAAAAAAGATATAGGAGAAATTAAAGTGATACGTGCAGGAAATGATAATCTATTCCGTTCAGAAATATTTGCAAATACAGTTGCAACCTTAATTGATCATGATATAGAAATATATAATACAACAGGAGCTGTTGGAGCTGCAAGAGCTGCCGGTTTAACAGATGGTAACTTTGATAAATTTGGGAAGAATATTACCAATAACGATCATGTAATGACGTATCTGCCTTTGCAAAATAAAGCACCGTATGAAGCAGCATACAAACAATGGAAAACAGAATTAGAAATGATATTAAAACACAAATAA
- the xylA gene encoding xylose isomerase, with translation MATLGNKEYYKGIGDIKFEGKESDNPLAFKYYNPEQVVAGKTMREHFRFAISYWHTFCGTGGDPFGPGTLNFPWDEPSDAIEAAKAKADAAFEFITKMGFDYYCFHDVDLVREGSTFGELESRLATITDYLKEKQAASGVKLLWGTANCFSNPRYMNGASTNPDFNVLARAGGQIKLAIDATIALGGENYVFWGGREGYMSLLNTDMGRELDHMGQFLGMARDYARAQGFKGNFFIEPKPMEPMKHQYDFDSATAIGFLKEYGLDKDFKINIEVNHATLAQHTFQHEIATAAKAGMLGSLDANRGDYQNGWDTDQFPNNIQETTEAMLVFLKAGGLQGGGVNFDAKIRRNSTDMEDVFHAHIGGADTFARALLTADKIIASSAYDALRTERYSSFDSGKGKDFENGKLNFQDLYIIAQENGELELQSGKQELFENIINQYI, from the coding sequence ATGGCAACATTAGGAAATAAGGAGTATTACAAAGGTATTGGTGATATAAAATTTGAAGGAAAAGAATCCGATAATCCGTTAGCATTTAAATATTATAATCCGGAACAAGTTGTAGCAGGAAAAACAATGCGTGAGCATTTTAGATTTGCTATTTCGTATTGGCATACATTCTGCGGAACAGGAGGAGATCCATTTGGACCAGGAACATTAAATTTTCCTTGGGACGAACCATCAGATGCAATTGAAGCAGCAAAAGCAAAAGCAGATGCCGCTTTTGAATTTATTACCAAAATGGGCTTCGATTACTACTGTTTTCACGATGTAGATTTAGTGAGAGAAGGGTCTACTTTTGGAGAGTTAGAAAGTAGATTGGCAACGATTACCGACTATTTAAAAGAAAAACAAGCCGCTTCAGGTGTAAAATTACTTTGGGGAACAGCAAACTGTTTTTCTAATCCGCGTTATATGAATGGCGCATCTACTAATCCAGATTTTAATGTACTTGCAAGAGCTGGTGGTCAGATAAAATTAGCTATAGACGCAACTATTGCTTTAGGTGGTGAAAATTATGTGTTCTGGGGTGGTCGTGAAGGTTATATGAGCTTATTAAACACAGATATGGGTCGTGAATTAGACCATATGGGACAGTTCTTAGGTATGGCTAGAGATTATGCAAGAGCACAAGGTTTTAAAGGAAACTTCTTTATCGAACCTAAACCAATGGAACCAATGAAACATCAATACGATTTTGATTCGGCTACAGCTATTGGATTCTTAAAAGAATATGGTTTAGATAAAGATTTTAAAATTAATATAGAAGTTAATCATGCAACTTTAGCACAACACACTTTCCAACATGAAATTGCTACAGCAGCAAAAGCAGGTATGTTAGGAAGTTTAGATGCAAACCGTGGAGATTACCAAAACGGTTGGGATACAGATCAGTTTCCAAATAATATTCAAGAGACTACAGAAGCCATGTTGGTGTTTTTAAAAGCAGGTGGTTTACAAGGTGGAGGTGTGAATTTCGATGCTAAAATCAGAAGAAATTCAACAGATATGGAAGATGTATTCCATGCGCATATTGGTGGAGCAGATACCTTCGCTAGAGCTTTATTAACAGCAGATAAAATTATTGCATCTTCGGCTTACGATGCATTAAGAACAGAGCGTTACAGTAGTTTCGATTCAGGAAAAGGCAAAGATTTTGAAAACGGAAAATTAAACTTTCAAGATTTATATATAATCGCTCAAGAAAATGGTGAATTAGAACTGCAAAGCGGTAAACAAGAACTGTTTGAAAATATAATCAATCAATATATTTAA
- a CDS encoding tetratricopeptide repeat-containing sensor histidine kinase: protein MVEGLSVLSIYDEAKYLNFKLSFLNDLGKISSKRLDYNNAIRYYNLASALAKDQEYLNIIQNNKALIYVKQKKFELAEQEFKAVYENSLGLDDEFQTNKALNNLGFVQSKLNKPEGLTNMLKALELKKALNNSTGLYWSYSNLSEYYSEQKDLKQAKYYADKSYEMAKLINSPILIKQALAKLIAINGDEYAQDYLIISDSLSVIQQLQENKYAKVKYDYSQNEKVTKEMELITEREKRWKITYLSLGVILVLMSGVFSIFQKLKYGKERTQQVYSTEKRISKKIHDEVANDLHLVLNKLELVPNINEGIIDDLDRIYMRTRDISKENGNLDVKSDFYELLNDLLQGYKTSEVNIITRTVSEINWDKVESYKKITVFRVIQELLVNMKKHSNASVVAFKFSRVKKKIEINYSDNGVGCEINKGSGLQNMETRIKSTNGTINFDTKPNKGFKAKIII, encoded by the coding sequence GTGGTAGAAGGTTTAAGTGTATTATCTATATACGATGAAGCAAAGTATTTAAATTTTAAATTAAGCTTTCTTAATGACCTTGGAAAGATATCATCTAAACGGTTAGATTACAATAATGCAATCCGGTATTACAATCTAGCTTCTGCTTTAGCAAAAGATCAAGAATACCTTAATATTATTCAAAATAATAAGGCATTGATTTATGTGAAGCAGAAAAAATTTGAGTTAGCTGAACAGGAGTTTAAGGCTGTATACGAAAATAGCTTAGGCCTAGATGATGAGTTTCAAACCAACAAGGCTTTAAATAATTTAGGATTTGTACAATCTAAATTAAACAAACCAGAGGGCTTAACTAATATGTTAAAAGCACTAGAGTTAAAGAAAGCTCTAAATAACTCTACGGGTTTATATTGGAGTTACTCTAATTTATCTGAATATTACAGCGAGCAGAAGGATCTTAAACAAGCTAAATATTATGCAGACAAAAGCTACGAGATGGCAAAACTAATTAATAGTCCAATATTAATAAAACAGGCCTTAGCAAAACTAATTGCAATTAATGGGGATGAATACGCGCAGGATTATTTAATTATTTCAGATAGTTTATCTGTAATTCAGCAATTACAAGAAAATAAGTATGCTAAAGTTAAATACGATTATTCTCAAAACGAGAAAGTCACTAAAGAAATGGAATTAATAACAGAGAGAGAAAAACGATGGAAAATTACATATTTATCTTTGGGTGTTATCCTTGTTTTAATGTCTGGTGTATTTAGTATTTTTCAGAAATTAAAATATGGTAAAGAACGAACGCAACAAGTTTATAGTACTGAGAAGCGTATTTCTAAAAAAATTCATGATGAAGTTGCCAACGATTTGCATTTAGTTTTAAATAAATTAGAGCTTGTGCCTAATATAAACGAAGGAATTATAGATGATTTAGATCGTATTTATATGCGTACTCGAGATATTTCTAAAGAAAACGGAAATTTAGATGTAAAAAGCGACTTCTATGAATTGTTAAATGATTTGTTACAAGGGTATAAAACTTCCGAAGTCAATATAATTACACGAACAGTTTCCGAAATTAATTGGGATAAAGTCGAATCGTATAAGAAAATCACCGTTTTTAGAGTAATTCAAGAGCTTTTAGTAAACATGAAAAAGCATAGTAACGCCTCGGTAGTCGCTTTTAAATTTAGTAGAGTTAAGAAGAAAATTGAAATTAATTACTCAGATAATGGAGTTGGTTGTGAAATAAATAAGGGTTCTGGACTTCAAAATATGGAAACCCGTATAAAATCTACAAATGGAACTATTAATTTTGACACGAAACCTAACAAGGGGTTTAAGGCTAAAATAATCATATAG
- the xylE gene encoding D-xylose transporter XylE, with protein MSASHNSAFLWRLTLVATLGGLLFGYDTAVISGTVSSLEQFFVMPYGLSEMAANARLGFLVSSALIGCIIGGISGGFISRKLGRKNGLILAALLFLLSAIGSSAPELFMRPVGEGDHTFMYFFIVYRIIGGVGVGLASMLSPLYIAEIAPAESRGRLVSMNQFAIVFGMLIVYFVNYYISGLGDDNWLNTVGWRYMFASEIIPASLFLFFLMFVPDTPRSLVLQSKPEKALSVLTRVNGAEQAKVILADIKNTVTANSGKLFSYGVPVIIFGILLSVFQQFVGINVVLYYAPEIFKSMGSGTDIALMQTIIVGAINLLFTVLAMQTVDKFGRKPLMIIGAIAMAVAMFALGTSFFMHSLGLFSLICMLVYVAGFAMSWGPVTWVLLSEMFPNNIRGKALAVAVACQWIANYLVSWTFPMMDKNSYLIEQFNHGFAYWIYGLMGVLAAFFVWKFIPETKGKTLEEMNDLWTKK; from the coding sequence ATGTCAGCTTCACACAATTCAGCCTTTTTATGGCGCTTAACTTTGGTCGCGACCTTAGGGGGATTACTTTTTGGGTACGATACTGCAGTCATTTCAGGCACAGTAAGTTCTTTAGAGCAGTTTTTTGTCATGCCCTACGGTTTGTCTGAAATGGCAGCAAATGCTCGATTAGGGTTTTTAGTTTCTAGCGCGTTAATTGGTTGTATAATTGGTGGGATTTCTGGTGGTTTTATTAGTAGAAAATTAGGTAGAAAAAACGGATTGATTTTAGCTGCTTTATTGTTTTTATTATCGGCTATAGGGTCTTCAGCTCCCGAATTATTTATGAGACCTGTAGGAGAGGGTGATCATACATTTATGTACTTTTTTATTGTTTACCGTATTATTGGTGGTGTTGGTGTTGGTCTGGCATCTATGCTTTCTCCTTTATATATTGCTGAAATTGCTCCCGCAGAAAGTAGAGGGCGTTTGGTATCTATGAATCAGTTTGCCATTGTATTCGGGATGTTAATTGTTTATTTTGTAAATTATTATATTTCTGGATTAGGAGATGATAATTGGTTAAATACAGTAGGTTGGCGTTATATGTTTGCTTCAGAAATTATTCCAGCAAGTTTGTTTTTATTCTTTTTAATGTTTGTTCCAGATACACCAAGATCTTTAGTATTGCAGTCTAAACCTGAAAAAGCATTAAGCGTATTAACGCGTGTAAATGGAGCCGAACAAGCAAAAGTTATTTTAGCTGATATTAAAAATACAGTTACAGCAAATTCAGGAAAACTGTTTTCTTATGGTGTGCCTGTAATTATATTTGGTATTCTACTATCTGTTTTTCAGCAATTTGTTGGAATAAATGTAGTGTTGTATTATGCTCCAGAAATTTTTAAAAGTATGGGGTCTGGGACAGATATTGCCTTAATGCAAACTATTATTGTAGGTGCTATAAATCTGTTATTTACGGTATTGGCTATGCAAACAGTAGATAAATTTGGAAGAAAACCATTAATGATTATAGGAGCAATAGCTATGGCTGTAGCTATGTTTGCTTTAGGAACTTCATTCTTTATGCATTCGTTAGGGCTATTCTCTCTAATTTGTATGTTAGTGTATGTTGCAGGATTTGCAATGAGTTGGGGACCTGTAACTTGGGTGTTGTTGTCGGAAATGTTTCCAAATAACATTCGTGGAAAAGCGCTAGCCGTAGCAGTAGCTTGCCAATGGATTGCGAATTATTTAGTGTCTTGGACGTTTCCTATGATGGATAAAAACAGCTATTTAATAGAGCAGTTTAATCACGGATTTGCATATTGGATTTATGGTTTAATGGGGGTTTTAGCCGCTTTCTTTGTGTGGAAATTTATTCCTGAAACAAAAGGTAAAACATTAGAAGAAATGAATGATTTATGGACTAAAAAGTAG
- a CDS encoding glycosyltransferase, which translates to MNTITSNTSQLNISDIAFSGSDILNKMIFNNQSVPGKDTVLKSVITFVATLLLMMVAASGIFAFYQAFNDILLNPLYNPLFYAFFILLNSWLAFSGVIYLSKLYLYLKDKTKQVVEDENLPSVTAVVSANNEGKHVYNTLISLAKSDYPEHKLQILAIGNTNSDDTWSWIHEAKNDLGDRVSIYQSKEKVENQDLNAVINNATGNVIVNVGIGAVINEDTLRNLIIKNIVSGKKITTENNIKIINKDNNTISNSNLKGVNLLQKIVINTSKRLHLYLLNIEKKANNALDYSAKVQLK; encoded by the coding sequence ATGAACACTATAACTTCAAACACATCACAACTTAATATTTCAGATATCGCTTTTAGCGGTTCTGATATCTTAAATAAGATGATTTTTAATAATCAATCTGTTCCTGGTAAAGATACAGTTCTTAAAAGCGTAATTACTTTTGTAGCAACTTTGCTATTAATGATGGTTGCAGCAAGCGGAATTTTTGCTTTTTACCAAGCTTTCAATGATATCTTATTAAACCCTTTATATAATCCTTTATTTTATGCTTTTTTTATATTGCTTAATAGCTGGTTAGCATTTAGCGGAGTAATTTATCTTTCTAAATTATATTTATATTTAAAAGACAAAACTAAGCAAGTTGTAGAAGATGAAAATTTACCATCGGTTACAGCTGTGGTAAGTGCTAATAACGAAGGGAAACACGTTTATAACACTTTAATTAGCCTTGCAAAAAGCGATTACCCAGAACACAAATTGCAAATTTTAGCAATAGGTAATACTAATAGTGATGATACTTGGAGTTGGATTCATGAAGCCAAAAACGATTTAGGAGATAGAGTTTCTATTTATCAATCTAAAGAAAAAGTAGAAAATCAAGATTTAAATGCAGTAATTAATAACGCTACAGGAAATGTTATTGTAAATGTGGGAATCGGGGCAGTTATTAATGAAGATACACTAAGAAACTTGATAATTAAAAATATTGTAAGTGGTAAAAAAATTACTACTGAAAATAATATTAAAATTATTAATAAAGATAACAATACAATTTCTAACTCAAATTTAAAAGGAGTAAATCTACTACAAAAAATAGTTATAAATACCAGTAAACGATTACATCTATATTTACTTAATATAGAAAAAAAGGCGAATAACGCTTTAGATTATTCTGCAAAAGTTCAGCTAAAGTAA
- a CDS encoding response regulator, with amino-acid sequence MFKKVLIVDDYDIVNEGILQMLSDNDIFDVEKSQYCDSALLKLKTARQDHNPFDLLITDLSFKTDYKAGELKSGEELVAAVRADEFNIPIIVFSTDDRLQRVRTLVNKYNINAYVCKGRRSILELGQAIEEIQEHKLFLSPQVENALNPQSSLEIQDYDINLIKYLSQGLSQNEISALLEKQGIKPRSLSSIEKRLNKLKDDFKAANVIHLVAIVKDLGLI; translated from the coding sequence ATGTTTAAAAAAGTTTTAATAGTAGACGATTACGACATTGTAAACGAAGGAATCCTTCAAATGCTTAGTGACAACGATATTTTTGATGTAGAAAAATCGCAATACTGCGATTCTGCTTTACTTAAACTTAAAACGGCTAGACAAGATCATAATCCGTTCGATTTATTAATTACCGATTTATCTTTTAAAACAGATTATAAAGCAGGTGAACTTAAGTCTGGAGAAGAGCTTGTTGCGGCGGTTAGAGCAGACGAATTTAATATTCCAATAATTGTGTTTTCTACAGACGATCGGTTGCAGCGCGTTAGAACGCTGGTAAATAAATACAACATCAACGCATATGTGTGTAAAGGCCGTAGAAGTATTTTAGAGCTAGGACAAGCTATTGAAGAGATTCAAGAACATAAACTGTTTCTTTCTCCACAAGTAGAAAATGCTTTAAATCCGCAATCGTCTTTAGAAATTCAGGATTACGATATTAATCTTATAAAATATTTATCGCAAGGTTTATCACAAAATGAAATTAGTGCATTATTAGAAAAACAAGGCATTAAACCCAGAAGTTTAAGCTCGATAGAAAAACGTTTAAATAAATTAAAAGATGATTTTAAAGCCGCTAATGTGATACACTTAGTAGCAATTGTAAAAGATTTAGGTCTTATTTAA
- a CDS encoding zinc-binding metallopeptidase family protein: protein MKIFQCSHCDFPVFFENTICESCGSALGYLDSENEILANNTGHLKWNVKGVDYIYCKNKSLHACNWLMPIDDENGFCTSCELNRTIPDLSVPEYNERWQVMEIAKHRLIYALQRLDLPVISKFDNPETGLFFDFLSKEDAEVDGKKIMTGHANGVVTILLAEADTVSREQTRISLNEKYRTLIGHFRHEVGHYYWDRIFRDNDEFLEDFRALFGDESQDYGEALQAHYKNGAPKNWKTNFISTYASSHPWEDWAETWAHYLHILDAMETAFYFGLEGNPNFNNSEHMRIKAIYPYKDDLPFKTILNEVSPLFYVVNSINRSMGITDVYPFVISDVVKTKLEFIHQILKRYKNKIK, encoded by the coding sequence ATGAAAATATTTCAATGTAGTCATTGCGATTTCCCAGTTTTTTTTGAAAATACAATTTGCGAAAGTTGTGGGTCGGCTTTAGGGTATTTAGATTCTGAAAATGAAATATTAGCCAATAATACCGGGCATTTAAAGTGGAATGTTAAAGGTGTAGATTATATATACTGTAAGAATAAAAGCTTGCATGCTTGCAATTGGTTAATGCCTATAGACGATGAAAATGGGTTTTGTACATCTTGCGAATTAAATAGAACTATTCCAGATTTATCTGTGCCAGAATATAACGAACGTTGGCAAGTAATGGAAATTGCAAAGCATAGACTTATTTATGCTTTACAACGTCTTGATTTACCAGTAATTAGTAAATTTGATAATCCGGAAACGGGATTGTTTTTCGATTTCTTATCTAAAGAAGATGCTGAGGTTGATGGTAAAAAAATAATGACAGGACATGCAAATGGTGTGGTTACTATTCTTTTAGCAGAAGCAGATACTGTAAGCCGTGAACAAACCCGAATATCTTTAAATGAAAAATATCGGACTTTAATTGGACATTTTAGGCATGAAGTGGGTCACTATTATTGGGATAGAATTTTTCGAGATAACGATGAGTTTTTAGAAGATTTTAGAGCACTTTTTGGAGATGAAAGTCAAGACTACGGAGAAGCTTTGCAAGCACATTATAAGAATGGTGCTCCTAAAAATTGGAAAACAAATTTTATAAGTACTTATGCATCATCTCATCCGTGGGAAGATTGGGCAGAAACTTGGGCGCACTATCTACATATTTTAGATGCTATGGAAACGGCATTCTATTTTGGTTTAGAAGGGAATCCAAATTTTAATAATTCTGAGCATATGCGTATTAAAGCTATTTATCCGTATAAAGACGATTTGCCTTTTAAAACCATACTTAATGAAGTGTCTCCTTTATTCTATGTTGTAAATAGTATAAATAGATCTATGGGAATTACAGATGTTTATCCTTTCGTGATTTCAGATGTGGTAAAAACTAAGCTAGAATTCATTCATCAAATTTTGAAACGTTATAAAAATAAAATCAAATAG